The proteins below come from a single Microtus ochrogaster isolate Prairie Vole_2 chromosome 8, MicOch1.0, whole genome shotgun sequence genomic window:
- the LOC101988534 gene encoding olfactory receptor 5B12-like, whose amino-acid sequence MALLENISEATGFILVGLTDVPKLRFPLFVIFTLIYLITLFGNLWMIVLILLDSRLHTPMYFFLSNLSFVDCVYASAVTPKVMEGFLTGDKIISYNACAAQMFFFAAFATIESFILASMALDRHAAVCKPLHYSTTMTSPICILMVTASYMCGLIQSSIHVAFTFHLSFCHSHVINHFFCDIPPLLALSCSDIHVNEITVFILALFDVIVTLFIILYSYLLIFITILRMRSAEGRKKAFSTCASHLTTVSIFFGTIIFMYLQPNSSHSMDTDKIASVFYTMVIPMLNPLVYSLRNKEVKSAFKNAVRKSKS is encoded by the coding sequence ATGGCTTTGCTGGAGAACATTTCCGAGGCAACCGGATTTATTCTTGTGGGATTAACCGATGTCCCAAAGCTGCGGTTCCCTTTGTTTGTCATTTTCACTCTCATTTATTTGATCACACTATTTGGGAACCTATGGATGATTGTGTTGATTCTTCTGGACTCCCGACTCCACACTCCCATGTATTTTTTCCTCAGTAACCTCTCCTTTGTGGACTGTGTTTATGCTTCCGCAGTCACTCCCAAGGTAATGGAAGGGTTTCTCACAGGAGACAAGATCATATCCTACAATGCATGTGCTGCCCAGATGTTCTTCTTTGCAGCCTTTGCTACTATTGAAAGTTTCATCCTGGCCTCAATGGCCTTAGACCGTCATGCTGCAGTGTGCAAACCCCTGCATTACTCTACCACTATGACCAGTCCTATATGTATTCTGATGGTAACTGCCTCCTATATGTGTGGGCTCATACAATCCTCCATCCATGTTGCCTTCACCTTCCATCTCTCCTTCTGTCATTCCCATGTCATTAATCACTTTTTCTGTGACATACCTCCACTGCTGGCCCTTTCTTGTTCTGATATCCATGTAAATGAGATTACAGTTTTTATATTGGCTTTATTTGATGTTATTGTCACTCTGTTCATTATCTTGTACTCTTATCTGCTTATTTTCATCACTATCCTGAGGATGCGTTCAGCCGAAGGGCGGAAGAAGGCTTTCTCCACCTGTGCATCACACCTCACCACCGTGTCTATCTTTTTTGGAACAATCATCTTCATGTACTTACAACCCAACTCCAGTCATTCCATGGACACTGACAAAATTGCCTCTGTGTTCTACACCATGGTCATCCCCATGCTGAATCCTCTggtctacagcctgaggaacaaagaggtcaagagtgCATTCAAGAATGCTGTGAGAAAATCAAAGTCATAA